The genomic stretch TGCTGTAATTAAAATGATATCTGCATTCATTTCCTGGCTTCGGACCCATTTTAAAAAATCCATTCCATTTTCATTGGGAAGATACACATCAAGCAGAATCAAATCCGGCTTTTTAGAAAGCATCGCCTTTTTTGCTTCCTCCAGATTTGATACCCCTTTGTATAGAGTAAATCCTTCCACTCTTCTTAAAAACTTCGAGTTGATTTCCAGAACCATTGGATCATCTTCCACAATCATGACTCCAATCAAGTTCTTCCCTCCTTTCCATAGGAATTGTAATATCCCATTGTGCTCCTTCTTCTGATGTTAAATGGATTGATCCCCCATATTCCTCTATGATCTTTTTCACAATGAACAATCCGCATCCACGCTGCCCCTCTTTGGTGGAAAAGCCCTGTTCAAATATCTTTTCGTGAAGCTCTGGAGGGATTCCTTTTCCATTATCCTTGATCCGGATCGTAAGAAACTGCTTCTCCTCAGCAATGTTAATATCGATCCTGCCTGTCCCGTCATTTTTCACTTCATCCAGTGAATTTTCGATCAGATTTCCGATAACCGAACCCAGATCCTGGGAATTCATGCCACAGGGCAGTTTGTTCAGCCTGGAGCTTTCATCTATGGTTAACTTAATTCTGCATTCCTCCGCTTTATTATACTTGGACAAAAGAAGAGCGGACACGGCTGAATCCTTGATATGATCCGTGAGAATGTGGCTCATTTCCGTCCTTATCCTGGCAACATCGGATATAAACTGCAGGGCTTCTTCATACTCCTCAAGCTGTATGAGACCGGCAATGGTATGAAGCTTATTCATAAATTCATGATTCTGTGCCCGTAAGGACCATGTCAGTTTTTTTACTCCGGTCAGTTCCTCCGCCAGTCTGGTTATCTCTGTTTTGTCCCGGAAGCTGGCTATGACCCCGATCACCTGTCCCCGATTCAAGATAGGAATCCGGTTGGTGACAATCAAAGTATCATGAAGCCTTTGTTCATCATCAAATTCTGCCTGTTTCGTGCTTAATATATTTGTCATACGGGTATTGGGGATTATCTCTTCAATACCGCGTCCAATTACCTGATCCTTCATTTCATCTTTATTAAAACCAAGAATCTGTAATGCCGAATCATTCATCAATGTGATCCGGCCTTCCTGGTCAATGGCTACCAGCCCTTCATGAATGGCATCCAGTATTCCCATCTTCTCATGATAAAGCTTTGCGATCTCATCGGGCTCTAATCCCAGCAGCATCCTTTTGATATGGTTCGCCAAAAGAAAGGCTCCCACGCTTCCTGCCGACAGCCCTCCAAAGCCGATTAACATGATATAGAAAACAGCCATGTGCTTCGCCTTTTCGATCCGCGCAATCAGCGTACCGACAGAGACAAAACCAATCTCTTGATGGTGCTCATCATAAATCGGTGCAAAAGCACGCAGGGATTTCCCCATAGTTCCGGTTGCTTCGGATACATAAGTCTCTCCCAGGCGCACCACACGGTACTCATCTCCGCCCTCAAACGCTTTTCCGATCATTTGAGGATTGGGATGGGAATAACGGATTCCCTGGTTATCCGCCACTGTAATATAATCCACCAGCTCCAGATTCTTAAGCTGCATATCAACATAAGAAGCAATTACCTGAGTATTCTTTTTTCCCAGCGCACCGATCACCTCGCTGGAATGTGCTACAAGCTCCGCCACGTTCATGACATTGGTCTTCGCTTCCTTTTCGATACTCCTGGTCATCCATGAAGCAACAAAAGAAATAATGATGGCAATTGAAACAAAAACAACTGCAATGACGAATAAACTAAGCATGGTCTGCAGCTTCATTGGTTTTTTTCTTTCCATAGCTCACAGTTGTCCTTTCTCCCTCTATTTTACCAAATAAACCGGCGGATCACAATGTCCTTCTCTTACGCAAAAGAATACTCCCACGGGATGCAAACATGTTTTATTCTAGTCTGCCTCCGTGGGAGCATCGTATTCGTTATTGGTTTCTTATACCGTTTTTATCCGGCCGCCTCAGCCCTGTCATTGTGTTTAACCGCATTCGACTGATTCTGCCTTAGCTTTTTAAATACAAAGGAAACAATAAACGGACAGATGATTGCCGATACCACGCAGGCTGCGGCTACTTGTGCGGTTGCTGCGGCTGCAACTACGGCAAGAGTCGGGTCGGCCGCTGCAACCGCCTCAGGCGTTGCCACCGCATTCCCTGCCGTGGAACCGGTCGCCAGGCCGATGATGGGTTCCTCTTTAAACAGCTTAAGGAGTATGTATGCCCCTATTCCGGTAAATGATGCCACAATCCCAAGCAAAATCCCAGGACCTCCTGCTTTCACGATTGTTTCCAGGTTCATTCCAGCTCCCAGAGGGAAGGAAAAGAACGGAATCAACAGTAATTTACTACTGCCTAAGAAGGCTCTCATATCGGAATCCAGATTTCCCAAGATCATTCCGATGACAATGGGGATCATCACTGCCAGCAATGCTTTAAAAGGAACCTGTGCCAGACCGGAAGCTCCAAGTGCCACCAGGGTAAAGAACGGACCATCCTTAATTGACAGCAGAGCATACGCTCCCACATCAGTCTCATCCCCATACTGTGAGGCAAGTGAAGCATAAAGGCCTCCGTTGCAGTTGGTTAATCCCGCAAGAATGGCTAACGGGGAAAGTCCAAGCACACCGGCTGAGCCAAAGACCTTTCCGACGAAAATACCAAGTCCCGCTCCTACGATAAATTTACCTGCAATCAATAAAGCACCCTTTTTTATTGCCTTTGGAGCCAGTTTAAAATGAATCTGTGAACCGATCAGAAACATAAAACATGCTAAAATCGGCGTGGACGCAGTTTTACTGAATAAGGCGGTGGTAAAGCCTCCCATTTCCAAAAACTGTGGGAAAAAGGTGTTGACCAGAACCCCTAAAAACAAGGGAACCACCATCATTCCTCCCGGAATTTTATCCAGCGTTTTTTTGATTGGAATCTGCATATTTCAATCCTCCTATTATAAAAAAGCCTATTCTTATCTGCTTTGCGGCTGCTGCAGGTGATTTGACTCCTTCTGCTATATTCTGGCTGCACCGCTTTCTCTTGCCGCCTTTTTTACTGCTTCCGCCACATTTTCAGAAACCTTTTTATCCAATGCATTCGGAATGACGCATTCCTCATTTAACTCCTCATCGGAAACCATGGAAGCAATGGCATAGGCTGCCGCAAGCTTCATTTCCTCATTGATTTCCCTTGCCCTTACCTCCAATGCGCCTTTGAAGATTCCAGGAAAAGCAAGAACATTGTTTACCTGATTTGGGAAATCCGAACGGCCGGTTCCAATGACTCTGGCGCCTGCTTCTCTTGCCGCCTCCGGCATGATTTCAGGAGTTGGATTTGCCATGGCAAAGAGGATGGCATCCTGGTTCATGGAGCTTACCATTTCCCTGCTTACAATGTCAGGAGCAGAAACTCCGATAAACACATCTGCACCCTTTAATGCATCGCTTAAATCTCCTTTTAACTGTTCCGGATTTGTTATTTTCGCCAGCGCCTGCTTGGCATGGTCAACACCTTCTATTCCCTGATAAAGAATGCCTACTTTATCACAGACAATCAGCTTTGAAACGCCGCAGGCAAGCAGTAGCTTAGCAATGGCGGTACCCGCTGCTCCTGCACCGTTTACCACAACTTTAATTTCTCTGATATCTTTGCCTACTACCTTTAACGCATTGATAATTCCTGCCAGCACCACAATGGCGGTTCCGTGCTGATCATCGTGGAACACGGGAATATCAAGCTCCTTTTTTAACCGTTCTTCTACCTCAAAGCACCTTGGTGCTGAAATATCCTCCAGATTGATGCCTCCAAATCCCGGTGCAATCCATTTAACTGCTGTTACAATTTCATCCGTATCTTTGGTATCCAGGCAAATCGGAATCGCATTGACATCCGCAAATTCTTTAAATAAAATCGCCTTTCCTTCCATAACCGGAAGACCTGCCTTTGGTCCGATGTCTCCAAGCCCAAGCACTGCTGTTCCGTCAGTAACGACTGCGACCAGATTTCCTTTCGAGGTATACTTATATACATCTTCCTCATTGGCATGAATTTTCCGGCATGGCTCCGCTACTCCCGGGGTATAAGCAAGGCTTAAGTCTTCTCTGGTAACTACAGGAACCTTAGATCTGATTTCGATTTTTCCGGCATGGCGTTCATGCAATTTTAAGCTCTCTTCAAAATAATTCATTATGGATCCCCTTCCCTTCCAATACTTCCTTTGGTTGTTTTTGCTACAAACCGAGGATAACACAAACGCATTATGATGAAAATATTATTAACATAAAGAAATCATATTGTTCATATTGTATAATTTGTTAAATATTAAACGTTTTTAACAGAGTTTTTATATACTCCAGACAATGGTTCACCCAACACACTTTCCTGCTGCCGTATCCTGAAACAAACGCTGCTATGCTTCAATGAGACGCTGCTCCAGTCCAGGCTGTATCAGTAAGAAACAAGCTCGAATACAAAATCCGAAAGCGAATAATATCCTTTTACCTGTAGATAATAACCTTATTAATATTAAGGAGAATAATTATGGCAAAAGATTCACAACTTGACCCAAAATCAATCCGTAAGAAAAAAGCCAATGGTGGCCCTACCATGGCTGAGAGCGCATTAGACGGAGAAAGCCGAAATACTAAGAAGCAGTCCGGCAGCCGTCACAAACCCGGTAATGATAAATAATTGATTTTTTATGCAAAGGAGTAAATTGTATGAACCGTGATAAGCTCATATCCCAAGTAAAAGACGAATATGCAAGAATAGCCTCGTCTGAATCCCAGCAGCATTTCCACCAGACCACAACTGAAATAACACCGGAAGCATACTATGAAAACTTGTTGGGTAAAGCCATTAGTGAAATCAACAGAGGTACCTTTGATAATTTCAAATCAGGGGAAGAGATCGTAAATGCAATTGCAAATGACAAGTCCTGGCTTTCTGATTGGAAGTAACTTTAGTCTGCAAATGAAAACCGCAGTCCTTTTTAAAGGATTGCGGTTTTCATTAAATTTCAGTATAAGTACTTCCGTTTGTAAAAATCCTTTCTCTCAGTCAGCGTTATAATGCCAGTTCCAATCTCCATGATAAATCATCCGTTTATTCATTCCCCCATCCACGGTGATGGTCTCCCCTGTTATAAAATCCTGTTCACATAAAAACAACACCATATTTGAAATATCCTTTGGTGTTCCTACTTTTCCTGCCGGAATTGCAAAGCGGTCTTCTTGGCTGAATTCCTGCTGCTCTGTTACATTGATCCAGCCTGGAGCAATACAGTTAACGAGAACATCCGGCCCCAGTGATACTGCCAGAGCATGTGTCAATGCAACAATTCCGCCTTTCGCACTAGCATATGCTTCTGTATCAGGCTCCGACTGAAATGCACGTGATGAAGCAATATTAATAATTCTTCCGTGATTTTTGATTAATTCATCTTTACATAGGCGGCTTAATTCAAATGGAGCTTTCAATCCGATGGATAAGGTATGATCAAATTCTTCATAGGTTAAGCCGGATAAAATACCTTTATTACCACGGCAGGCATTGTTGACTAAAACATCGATCCGAAAAAGCTTTTCAAGAGAAAATTCAATGAACCTTTTTAATGTCAGAGGTTCTGCCGCATCTCCGCAAAAGTAAAACAGATTTGGATTTTCTTCTGCAAATTCAGCAGATCTCTTTTCATCTATATCAAGAAAGCATACTTGATCGCCCGCCTGAGTAAAATCCAGGCATATCTGTTTTCCTATCCCATGTGCGCCACCGGTAACAACAATTCCTCTATTCATGATATCCTCCTTTTTATAACAACCTATTGATGATAAAGACAATATAACATTAGAGTTATCATTAATGTCAAGAGCTTCTTTTGTTCAGATATCAAATCAACCATAACGGTGGAAAAACCCCTGAACGGTAATCAAGGCAAGTGTTACGGCCTTTATGACAGTTCAGGGGTTTAACTCCATCTCAGTTATTATAATGAGTCGAAAAAGGATTGTTTTTATAATCATAATTTTCAAGTGGTACCGGTCCTCTAACTACTGTCCTGTGAACACGTAATTCTCCTATTTCATTGGCAGCAATTCTCCAGTCAACCATTTGTATCATGCCATTTGCAATTTCAATTCCATTAATCCCACGGGTACGTATGCAGCAGCCAGTATTAAAGTATGGGAGGTCATCTTCTTTCGGGAACTTTGGTCTGTGAGTATGTCCACAGATCAGCATCATTTTATTTTTTTCTATCCATCTGTCATAAACCTTCTCTACTTTATGTCTTTTAAATAAATTACGGGCCGGGCTGGTTGGATTGCCGAATCCAACGATATGCAGATACCTCCAAAAATACCGAAGTAATAACATGGAAAAAAGCCATAGCTGATCATTCATAATATCACCCTGATGCCCATGAAGCACAAAAATCTTCTGTTTGGTTTTCTTGTGTTTAAGAATGATTGCTTCCTTCGGCTTCAGTCCCCTGTATAAGTCCACTCGCATTTGATTGTATTCATCATAATATTGATAATAATTTTCTCTGATAAACAGCTTTGACTTTAAATAAATATTATGATTCCCATATAACATGATAAAGCGGCCTTCATCATAAAACTTTTTGATCACTGTAAAAACATCGCTGTGGGCCAAACGGATAACACTAAAATTCTTGTATTCCCAAAGCTCATCTCCATCTCCAACTTCTATATATTCATATCCTTCTTTATAATAGTAATTTAATGCATGCAAAAAAACATTCTGATTTCTGGTAAATTCATCTGAGATGCTGTCATCCCCTCTGTGGATATCACTAAAAAATATATATTTTGAGTTATCATCAAAATACACTACATCAGCATTTTTATATGCATGATTCAATCGTCTGTCAGTCTTCATGTTACCTCCTTTCCGATTTCCCATTCCTGTTGCTTTAGGACTCTGTCTCTAAGGAACAGC from Lacrimispora sphenoides JCM 1415 encodes the following:
- a CDS encoding ATP-binding protein; amino-acid sequence: MERKKPMKLQTMLSLFVIAVVFVSIAIIISFVASWMTRSIEKEAKTNVMNVAELVAHSSEVIGALGKKNTQVIASYVDMQLKNLELVDYITVADNQGIRYSHPNPQMIGKAFEGGDEYRVVRLGETYVSEATGTMGKSLRAFAPIYDEHHQEIGFVSVGTLIARIEKAKHMAVFYIMLIGFGGLSAGSVGAFLLANHIKRMLLGLEPDEIAKLYHEKMGILDAIHEGLVAIDQEGRITLMNDSALQILGFNKDEMKDQVIGRGIEEIIPNTRMTNILSTKQAEFDDEQRLHDTLIVTNRIPILNRGQVIGVIASFRDKTEITRLAEELTGVKKLTWSLRAQNHEFMNKLHTIAGLIQLEEYEEALQFISDVARIRTEMSHILTDHIKDSAVSALLLSKYNKAEECRIKLTIDESSRLNKLPCGMNSQDLGSVIGNLIENSLDEVKNDGTGRIDINIAEEKQFLTIRIKDNGKGIPPELHEKIFEQGFSTKEGQRGCGLFIVKKIIEEYGGSIHLTSEEGAQWDITIPMERREELDWSHDCGR
- a CDS encoding 2-keto-3-deoxygluconate permease, with the translated sequence MQIPIKKTLDKIPGGMMVVPLFLGVLVNTFFPQFLEMGGFTTALFSKTASTPILACFMFLIGSQIHFKLAPKAIKKGALLIAGKFIVGAGLGIFVGKVFGSAGVLGLSPLAILAGLTNCNGGLYASLASQYGDETDVGAYALLSIKDGPFFTLVALGASGLAQVPFKALLAVMIPIVIGMILGNLDSDMRAFLGSSKLLLIPFFSFPLGAGMNLETIVKAGGPGILLGIVASFTGIGAYILLKLFKEEPIIGLATGSTAGNAVATPEAVAAADPTLAVVAAAATAQVAAACVVSAIICPFIVSFVFKKLRQNQSNAVKHNDRAEAAG
- a CDS encoding NAD(P)-dependent malic enzyme; amino-acid sequence: MNYFEESLKLHERHAGKIEIRSKVPVVTREDLSLAYTPGVAEPCRKIHANEEDVYKYTSKGNLVAVVTDGTAVLGLGDIGPKAGLPVMEGKAILFKEFADVNAIPICLDTKDTDEIVTAVKWIAPGFGGINLEDISAPRCFEVEERLKKELDIPVFHDDQHGTAIVVLAGIINALKVVGKDIREIKVVVNGAGAAGTAIAKLLLACGVSKLIVCDKVGILYQGIEGVDHAKQALAKITNPEQLKGDLSDALKGADVFIGVSAPDIVSREMVSSMNQDAILFAMANPTPEIMPEAAREAGARVIGTGRSDFPNQVNNVLAFPGIFKGALEVRAREINEEMKLAAAYAIASMVSDEELNEECVIPNALDKKVSENVAEAVKKAARESGAARI
- a CDS encoding SDR family oxidoreductase, translating into MNRGIVVTGGAHGIGKQICLDFTQAGDQVCFLDIDEKRSAEFAEENPNLFYFCGDAAEPLTLKRFIEFSLEKLFRIDVLVNNACRGNKGILSGLTYEEFDHTLSIGLKAPFELSRLCKDELIKNHGRIINIASSRAFQSEPDTEAYASAKGGIVALTHALAVSLGPDVLVNCIAPGWINVTEQQEFSQEDRFAIPAGKVGTPKDISNMVLFLCEQDFITGETITVDGGMNKRMIYHGDWNWHYNAD
- a CDS encoding metallophosphoesterase gives rise to the protein MKTDRRLNHAYKNADVVYFDDNSKYIFFSDIHRGDDSISDEFTRNQNVFLHALNYYYKEGYEYIEVGDGDELWEYKNFSVIRLAHSDVFTVIKKFYDEGRFIMLYGNHNIYLKSKLFIRENYYQYYDEYNQMRVDLYRGLKPKEAIILKHKKTKQKIFVLHGHQGDIMNDQLWLFSMLLLRYFWRYLHIVGFGNPTSPARNLFKRHKVEKVYDRWIEKNKMMLICGHTHRPKFPKEDDLPYFNTGCCIRTRGINGIEIANGMIQMVDWRIAANEIGELRVHRTVVRGPVPLENYDYKNNPFSTHYNN